GTGTTCCTCAGAAGCTCCCTCCACCCACTCTCTGTCCTCACCCTGCAGATCCTGTCCCAGAAATGGCCAGCAGTTCCACTCCTGGGATAAGGCGTTCAGTCCTGGTCAGGAACCCTGGCCACAAGGGCCCGAGGCCGGTTTATGAAGAGCTTGACTCTGAGTCAGAGGACCTAGACCCCAATCCTGAAGATCTGGACCTAATTTCCGAAGACGCAGACCCTGATCGCGAAGACCTCAACACTGTCTCAGAAGACGTGGACCCCAATTATGAAGATATGGAGCCCGTTTCGGAGGATCTGTACCCTAATGCTGAAGCTCCAGGCTCCATCTTGGGGGACCGAGACTCGGATCCCCAAGATCCGGACCCCATATCTTCAAGTTTCGACCTCGATCCTGATGTCATTGGCCCTGTGCCCCTGGTTCTCGACCCTAACAGCGACACTCTCAGCCCGGCTGCTCCAGACGTGGACCCCCTTTCTTCTGGCCACACTGCCAACCCCCAGGTCCTGACCACCAGCCCCGCGGTGCTCCCCGCCCCCGCCAGCCCGCCCAGGCCCTTCTCCTGCCCTGATTGCGGGCGAGCCTTCCGCCGCAGCTCGGGGCTGAGCCAGCACCGCCGTACCCACAGCGGCGAGAAGCCGTACCGCTGTCCCGACTGCGGCAAGTCCTTCAGCCACGGGGCCACCCTGGCGCAGCATCGCGGCATCCACACTGGTGCGCGGCCCTACCAGTGCGCGGCCTGTGGCAAAGCCTTCGGCTGGCGTTCCACGCTGCTGAAGCACCGCAGCAGCCACAGTGGCGAGAAGCCGCACCACTGCCCGGTGTGTGGCAAGGCCTTCGGGCACGGCTCGCTGCTAGCGCAGCACCTGCGCACGCACGGCGGCCCGCGGCCCCACAAGTGCCCGGTGTGCGCTAAGGGCTTCGGGCAGGGCTCGGCGCTGCTGAAGCATCTGCGCACGCACACAGGCGAACGGCCCTACCCGTGTCCACAGTGCGGCAAGGCTTTCGGGCAGAGTTCCGCGCTGCTGCAGCACCAGCGCACGCACACTGCCGAGCGCCCCTACCGCTGTCCCCACTGCGGCAAGGCCTTTGGGCAGAGCTCCAACCTGCAGCACCACTTACGCATTCACACAGGCGAGCGTCCCTACGCCTGCCCGCACTGCTCCAAGGCCTTCGGGCAGAGCTCGGCGTTGCTGCAACACCTCCACGTGCATTCCGGCGAACGCCCCTACCGCTGCCAGCTCTGTGGCAAAGCCTTTGGCCAAGCCTCGAGCCTCACCAAGCACAAGCGGGTACATGAGGGTGcggcagctgctgctgctgctgctgctgcagcagCAGCCGCTGCTGGGCTAGGCTTTGGGCCTGGCCTGAGTCCTGCATCCATGATGAGGCCCGGGCAGGTCTCCTTCCTTGGCCCTGATGGTGTCTCTGTGCTCCGATCTGGCCTGGGCCTCAGCCCTGACCCTGCTTCTGTGCTGGGCTCTATCCCTAATCCTAGCTCCCAAGCCCTCTCTGGCTCCCGatccacccccagccctgttgAATCTTCTGACCCTAAGCCTGGTCATGATGCTGATCCTGACCTTGTGCCCAGCCCTGACCGTGAGTCTGGTGCCAGCCCTGATCCTTTGCCCAGTCCTGACCCTAACCCTGAATCCCACCGTGACTCCCACTCTCCCACTCGCGACACTGCCAGCCCAGCCCTCCCTACTGGCAAGAGTCCTGAGTGGGTAAAGGAACAGGGAGCATTGCTGGGGCCTGATGGCTGAAGGGGAATGCCGACATCTGTGGTGGCCTGGGGAAGTTGTGTGTTGTGCACTTAGTAAAATCCTCTCACTGCCTCCTGGCTCCGAGTTGTACTTTTCCTTTTGTGCTTTCTCCCCAGATGCAGGGCCAGACTTCCTGAGAAAGGAGGGTGTGGTCAGGGCCAGCCTACATCTGGAGCTCCACCCTCCCAGCTTCCTAGCTTCCCACACTGGTCCATTCTACCATCAGCGCTGTTCTCCCAGGTCTCCCACTCTAGTTGTTAGGAGTCTGGTTCTACAGGTGACCTGAGTTCCCTTTGGCTCTTCCACCTATGCTGGGATTTCTGGCGGAGGCTAATACTGGATGTTGAGGGCAGTGTAGCCAACGCTCTCCAAGAGCCTACAGGATTGCTATACCACTGGACAAATGGAAGTTGCACGTTTATGCTGCATATTTATGTGTTTAACAAACATCTGTTGATTGTTGGAGTCTGCAGGGAGCAAGATAAGCATGGCCTTGACTTTGACAAAACTCATCAAATTCAGAAATGGCACACTCTAGAAGCACAGCAAGACTTCTGATGTGTTCATTtatgttttggtggcactgagatttgaactctggtcctcacacttgctaggcaggtttccttaccacttgagccactccttcagcccaaGACTTCTGATTTTGATGGAGGGGTGGACCACTTTATTGGGGAGGGTTTTTTGTGTTgttagacaggatcttgctatctgcaaggtgctctaccacttgagccacgcctccggCCCTTGCCAGTCTTTTAAGGAAGGGTTTCATACTCTTAACATCATTAATTGAATAATCAGTACTGTTTGCCCAGCCTTGTGTGATGGATTTACAATCTCTCATTTAATACTCTCAGCAGCTCCAGGAGGCAGATAACTGAGTAATCTCACTTTGCAAGTGAGGAAACTAAACCTATGGAGTTTAAGGGACTCTGGAAAATGTACAAATAGTGGTTAGCAGTGCCTAGATTTAAACCCAAACTGACTGCCCTGCAGAACCTGTGTCCTTAGCTATAATACTCCAGGGCAAGAGTGTGCAAAGGTGCTGGGGCCATCAAGAGATGAACTAtaggaagctgggtgtggtggagcacgcCTGTAATCAGcgtggaggtggagattgggaggattaaggttccAAACCAGGCTGGataaaaaatttagcaagacctcatctcaaccaataagctggatgtggtggcacgtATCTGTGGTTCCAGATATGCAgggggcataggtaggaagatacGAGGCCTCTTCTGGGATAAACTCAGACCCTATCtaagaaataactaaaaagggttggaggtgtggttcaagccctgagttcacacaccaatactgacaaaacaaaaaagatgaactATAAAGTGAAGGTAGGGGCTAGCCCAGAGGGCCTGGTAAACCCAGGTGGGAAGTTTGTCAGTCCAAAGCAATGGGAAGCCACCAGCAGTCCTGGCAGAGAATTGACGGAAATTATTCTTGTAAGGTGTTTTTTGGCTGCCTGGTGAAGagtggagggtgtgtgtgtgtgtgtgtgtgtgtggggagcgGGTAGCAGGAGTAAGGGCGCTGGGATCCAGGAGGTTCCTGCAGGGAGGTTGGGGTCGCTGAGATAGGTGCTGGAGGGGTAGGGATAAGTGGTCGTATTTGGTTTAGGAAATAGGGTTTGCTGATGATCTCGATGAGGGGGACAGAAGGGGTTTCTGGGAGGAAGAACAGCTCTGAGATAGGACACAGAGTCAACACCAGACACAGGAGGTTAAGGGGGTCAAGCTCTGGAAGTGGAAGTCACGAGGTTGAACCAGAAGCGGGAGCTGACAGGGAGCCTGGGCGGAGCCAGTCGCTGCGGCCATGGGAGGCGATTCCATAGGAAGATCGGCGCTAGGACCGTGAGATCGCCTGCAGCACGCCGAGGCACGCATGCGTACTGCTGGGGCCGGGGGTGCGGGggagtgtgtgttggggggtgtgGCTGTCGTGACGCTACAGGCGGTGCCAAAACAAGTCACGTGGTTTGCCCGGGCGCTTGGATCACGTGACCGCGGCGCGGGTCAGCTGATGCCGGAGGGTTTGAAGCTGCGCGGCGAGGGAGTGAGGCCGCAGTGACAGCGGCGGGCGCTCGGACCCAGGCTGCCCCCGCCGCGCCCGCGGGCCCGCATTCCGCGCTCCGGCATGGCAGCCCCTGTGGGCCGGCGTGGCTCAGGTGAGGATGCGGGGCCCGAAAGAGAGCGGCGGAAGAAGGGCCGGCCAGCTTCTCCGACCTCGGGCGGtgggcttcagttttcttttcctaagaTGCAGCACGGTAGAAATATAAGACAGACAGCTGCTAGAACCTTGGGCTCCTAGGCTTTTCGTGGAGGGCGGGGGGTGAAAACGGAACTCTCGATAACCATTTTCCCGAACTCAGGCAGCGGGCGGGGCTGCCCCGCTTCCGGGCGTCATTCGGAACCTGAGTTCTGATTGCTCAACTTTCCTGGAACGGAGACAGCTGGCACCAGCTATTGCAACTCGCATGTGAGACCCCCGCTTCCTTTTCTGAAGAGAGGCAGCTGCAGTCAGGCGGGGAGCTAGAGGCATTGCCTTCTTGAATCCAGGTTGTGGGTGCCCAGCTTGCGGCCCCTTCAGAGGTCACCTCTCCTCCGGGAATCTGGAGACACCTCAGAAGTGTCGAGGCTGGTAGGGTCTGGCATGAGTGAGCAGTGATCCTAGctagggagggaggcaggggctgcCCTTTGTCTTCTCTTCTAAATAACTTGTAAACAAGACCATCCCGGTTACAAAGGGAGGAGCTTGGAACCGCAGGTTCTGACAGCACCCACAATTATGCTGATAacttttgggctggaggtgtaactcagtggtagagcgattgcttagcatgtgcagggccctgagttccatccccagaaccatcaccataagtttaaaaaaaaaaaaaagtctatcctGACAGCGTTGTCAGGCCCTGGAAGGAAAGAATTGAAAGAAGCAAGgttctcccagtggaggtggtgGGGGCGTGTCAGGGACAGTTCTGGGCTACTGTGACTGACTGTGACCCCAGCACTTACTGAAGCCTTGGGTCTCTGGCTTAGGCTCAAACAAAATAAGCAGTGATTGGAACATATTCTGTTTGCTGAAGAATTTTTGAGGTCTTTACCTGCTTTGATTGGCTGAATTCTCAGAGTAACTTCAGAATCTCAGCCTTAGGGGTGGATGGTTTTAACATACACTTATCAGATGAGAGCTAGGGAGGTGCCCTGGGTCTGGGACTTAGCCCTAGGGCTGTGTGATTTCCAGGGCCTGGTGCCCTTAAGGAGGATGAAGTGACTCATCTGCAAATATGTTCTGTTATTGTCAGTGTTATTGTCAAGTAGTCCTTTCCCAGACTTGTGGCTTATGAGGGTATCAGCATGATGGGCAGGTTGTGATGAGTGGGAAGGTCATCCTTTGGGTATTTCTTCAGAAAAAGGTGGAATGTGAGCCTGGAGGCTAGAATTGGGATAAGCCCAGGGGCCTTGTATGGCCCCTGAGAAACCAGTGGAAGCAGTTCATTTTCCCCACAAACTCACAACAGGAATATTGGTGGATGGTTCCCATATTCACCATGCCCCAGGCCCTGTGATAAAGCTTTCTAAGCACCACGTCCTCAGCTTCCCTTTGAGAGATGATTTTtgctccattttgcagatgagtaaactgagaccAAGAAAGGCTATGAGCGGCAGGGCTAGGAATCAGGTCAAGCCCTTTCAATTTCCATACCCCAACTCAAAACCTCTGAGCAGGACCATTGTATATAACCATAAAATGTTGCAGATTTCctggtttttctttctatttaaaaattggtCCTTTTGCGTCAGTTAAATTTTTGTGTGCGTGtgtagtgctgaggatcaaatccagggtcttgcatGTGCTACACAAgctagtgctctatcactgagccctttttaattttttcttgagacaggagctcactatgtagtcccagactggcctcgaactctcaatCCCCTTGCCTCAGGCTcatagtgctgagattacagaagtgcaccagCACATCTGACTTGGTTTTTCTTAAGCCTGTCAGAGTTCTTCCTTGGCTAGAGCTTTTGCTGttggggaaggaggcagagggaacagGTAGACCTGCCTGTGCCTGGTCCTCCACCGCCTTCTCCCATCCCCATAGAGACCGAGAGGCTCTTGACCTCCAATCCTGGCTATGGGACCCAGATGGGGGCTTCACCAGTACCTCCGACCCTCCCAGAAGAGGAAGACCTCCGTCGCCGTCTCAAGTACTTTTTCATGAGTCCCTGTGATAAGTTCCGGGCCAAAGGCCGTAAGCCTTGCAAGCTGATGCTGCAGGTGGTGAAGATTCTGGTGGTCACTGTGCAGGTGAGACAGTTCGTTCAGGTGTCCAACCAGCACCACCATGCAGCTGCTTCCTTGAAGGAGTCTGGGAATGGCTCCTCGAAGCAGCATAATGACATTGGCAGTGGTACAACCAGTCCAGAAGTCACCTGAGATTTGTGTGTGGAGCCACTCCTTTCAGGCTCACACAGGCCCTTTGAGGTGCTGGCTGTGCTGTTGTCCGCATTGGATACATCAGGCCACTGAGCACTGGGaaatgggatttgaacccaggctgcCTGATGCCTTGTGGACTCTCACAGTGGCTTCAGGGACCCAATTATGAATCACACTCAGCCCCTAAGTTCTTTCTCCTGGCCCAAGGCTGTGACTTCAGGCCTGGGTCCCTCTAATTTCCCCTCAGTAAAGAAAATGACCTCAGAGGACTGGGTTTAGCATAGAACTTGGCATCCAATGAGCACATTCACAGCTGCTGTGAGATACACAAGTGCCTGTTTTGGTCTGTGCTTTGAGGACTTGGTGATGGACTCCGTGTTGTGTGTGCGCCAGGAGTGGGGGCAAGGAGGGCAATATTAGTGCAGGTGCCTGTGTTGGGAgggccctgccccaccccagggGGTGTCTTCTGGGGTCCTCTCTGCTCCTCCTCCACCTGTCCATCATGGCCAACCTCTGCTGCCCCCCTTTCCAGCTCATCCTGTTTGGACTCAGCAACCAGCTGGTGGTAGCATTCAGGGAAGAGAATACTATTGCCTTCCGACACCTCTTCCTGCTGGGCTACTCGGATGGGGCCGACGACACCTTTGCGGCATACACGAGGGAGCAGCTCTACCAGGCCATCTTCTATGCTGTGGACCAGGTGCAGTGGGCAGGCACAGGGGGTCCTGTGGCAGAGAGTAGGTGGGGCTAATGgaccctcccctcctccacccacAGTACCTGATGCTGCCTGAGGTGTCGCTGGGCAGGTATGCCTATGTTCGGGGTGGGGGTGGCCCTTGGACCAACGGCTCGGCACTGGCTCTGTGCCAACGATACTACCACCGTGGCCACGTTGACCCAGCCAACGACACCTTTGACATTGACCCGATGGTGGTCACTGGTGAGTCAGCAGGGCTGAGCTTAGCTGATGGGATTGAGCAGGGGTTGcagcgtagctcagtggtagtgtgtttCCTAGCATGTaccagaggccctgggttccatcctcagcactgctgaaaaaaaaaagatttcatgaaATCCTGGCCCTGCCTCTTGCTCATCTGTGAGATGTAATCATCATCATCGTTATCACGAATAATTTGACATATGCAATGTGCTTCATAGAATGCATGATACGTAGGAAGAGCCAGGCATTTTTTTAATACCATTCATCCACTGTTTTGGGGGCCCACAGAGCACCGCTAGGCCCTAGGGTGTCTATAGAGATTAAGAGACCAGGCCCTACCTTGGGGAGAGACAGCTAGTGTTTGAGCATGAAGTGGCAGGCCAGGGGTGTAGCTCTGTGGCTGTGCATGTGCCTGTCATGCCTGGCCCTAGGTTTGacccccagtacttcaaaaaacaaacaaaaaagcaacaaatcATAAAGTGGGGGTTGAAGCAGGGAAGAACGCCTTTGGGGTGTTTTTAGGGACTCTGGGAGACAGGCCTGGGTTTCCCCCTCTCCCTGAGGCCCTTTCCTGACTGCTTATCCTCAGACTGCATCCAGGTGGATCCCCCTGAGAGGCCCCCCGAGTCTCCCAGTGACGATCTTGCCCTCTTGGATGGCAGCTCCAGTTACAGGAACCTCACACTCAAATTTCACAAGTACTGCCTGCTTATTCACAGGGCTGGAGGGCTGGGTTGAGGGTGGGAGGGGCAGGATGCCAGGCATCCTTGACCTACAGCCACTTCTCTATGGGTGGGGGCATGGGCTGCCCCCACGCTGATGTTGCCTGCAGCCGAGTGAGCATTTCTCTGCTAGCTGCAGAGTCGGCACTGGCAGGCTTGCTGTCAGCCAGGCTGGAGGGATGGGTGGGGCCCCTGCACCTCACCTgaacctcccccacccccaggctgaTCAACGTCACCATCCACTTCCAGCTGAAGACCATTAACCTCCAGAGCC
The sequence above is drawn from the Castor canadensis chromosome 14, mCasCan1.hap1v2, whole genome shotgun sequence genome and encodes:
- the Znf358 gene encoding zinc finger protein 358 isoform X1, whose product is MDRGAQPWSWALETSSSESHDFHSDPVPEMASSSTPGIRRSVLVRNPGHKGPRPVYEELDSESEDLDPNPEDLDLISEDADPDREDLNTVSEDVDPNYEDMEPVSEDLYPNAEAPGSILGDRDSDPQDPDPISSSFDLDPDVIGPVPLVLDPNSDTLSPAAPDVDPLSSGHTANPQVLTTSPAVLPAPASPPRPFSCPDCGRAFRRSSGLSQHRRTHSGEKPYRCPDCGKSFSHGATLAQHRGIHTGARPYQCAACGKAFGWRSTLLKHRSSHSGEKPHHCPVCGKAFGHGSLLAQHLRTHGGPRPHKCPVCAKGFGQGSALLKHLRTHTGERPYPCPQCGKAFGQSSALLQHQRTHTAERPYRCPHCGKAFGQSSNLQHHLRIHTGERPYACPHCSKAFGQSSALLQHLHVHSGERPYRCQLCGKAFGQASSLTKHKRVHEGAAAAAAAAAAAAAAAGLGFGPGLSPASMMRPGQVSFLGPDGVSVLRSGLGLSPDPASVLGSIPNPSSQALSGSRSTPSPVESSDPKPGHDADPDLVPSPDRESGASPDPLPSPDPNPESHRDSHSPTRDTASPALPTGKSPEWVKEQGALLGPDG
- the Znf358 gene encoding zinc finger protein 358 isoform X2 — encoded protein: MAPAAAGAGELQVPAAPAAALGRPLSLPGSAWRGRWAEGAAGGAGGRGASCGPGGRRRPARAQRAGQGRGAPDPVPEMASSSTPGIRRSVLVRNPGHKGPRPVYEELDSESEDLDPNPEDLDLISEDADPDREDLNTVSEDVDPNYEDMEPVSEDLYPNAEAPGSILGDRDSDPQDPDPISSSFDLDPDVIGPVPLVLDPNSDTLSPAAPDVDPLSSGHTANPQVLTTSPAVLPAPASPPRPFSCPDCGRAFRRSSGLSQHRRTHSGEKPYRCPDCGKSFSHGATLAQHRGIHTGARPYQCAACGKAFGWRSTLLKHRSSHSGEKPHHCPVCGKAFGHGSLLAQHLRTHGGPRPHKCPVCAKGFGQGSALLKHLRTHTGERPYPCPQCGKAFGQSSALLQHQRTHTAERPYRCPHCGKAFGQSSNLQHHLRIHTGERPYACPHCSKAFGQSSALLQHLHVHSGERPYRCQLCGKAFGQASSLTKHKRVHEGAAAAAAAAAAAAAAAGLGFGPGLSPASMMRPGQVSFLGPDGVSVLRSGLGLSPDPASVLGSIPNPSSQALSGSRSTPSPVESSDPKPGHDADPDLVPSPDRESGASPDPLPSPDPNPESHRDSHSPTRDTASPALPTGKSPEWVKEQGALLGPDG